The Pyrenophora tritici-repentis strain M4 chromosome 2, whole genome shotgun sequence genome window below encodes:
- a CDS encoding bleomycin hydrolase, with the protein MGANQSRPSEASVNEKLMERLQALNMKDDRPMNEKDGFVVVGGEAPPKYTPGVKYQRDVSAASVSEWEKELMEDPKNRLALAALSSNPANAVLSSRSAVISDTQKFNIKIPIEGSPVTNQAASGRCWLFASTNVFRVAIMKKYKLSEFQLSQSYLFYWDKIEKANYFLESILDTKSEDIDSRIVQALMASPVGDGGQWDMVANLVMKYGLVPQSLYPDSFNAANSSTMDRLITTKLREDAVRLRHLASSNAQPEVIKSAIASEKERMLREIHLILTLMLGPPPCSTKPFTWEYYDKDGNFCTVRTRPTAFAKELSDNKTMRALSGTDVHSLFSLVNDPRNPYNRLLSVKRLGNVWNGRPVTYVNVDMKTIKDACIAMLKRGMPVFFGSDVGKYSDSTKGIMDTDLYEYELGFNIKLGMSKAERLQTGESQMTHAMVLTAVHVVEGKPVRWRVENSWSERAGDKGYFVMSDAWMDEFVYQAVVDPSVVSAAVRKVLEQKPRMLELWDPMGALA; encoded by the exons ATGGGTGCCAACCAGTCAAGGCCGTCTGAAGCCAGCGTCAATGAGAAACTGATGGAGCGGCTCCAGGCGCTCAACATGAAAGATGATCGTCCCATGAACGAGAAGGACGGCTTTGTCGTCGTGGGTGGAGAAGCTC CTCCCAAATACACCCCCGGTGTAAAGTATCAACGAGATGTCTCTGCCGCGTCAGTATCGGAGTGGGAGAAGGAGCTCATGGAGGACCCCAAG AACCGCCTCGCTCTTGCAGCTCTCAGCTCGAACCCCGCCAACGCCGTTCTATCCTCGCGATCAGCCGTCATCTCCGATACCCAAAAGTTCAACATCAAGATCCCCATCGAGGGCTCGCCAGTCACCAACCAGGCCGCTTCCGGACGTTGCTGGCTCTTTGCCTCGACCAATGTATTCCGTGTCGCCATTATGAAGAAGTACAAGCTCTCCGAGTTCCAGCTGTCGCAATCGTACCTCTTCTACTGGGATAAGATCGAGAAGGCAAACTACTTCCTCGAGAGCATACTTGATACCAAGAGCGAGGATATAGACAGCCGGATAGTACAAGCACTCATGGCCAGTCCCGTCGGTGACGGTGGTCAATGGGACATGGTAGCCAACCTGGTGATGAAGTACGGACTCGTGCCTCAATCGCTATACCCAGACTCCTTCAACGCAGCCAACTCCTCCACCATGGACCGTCTAATCACCACCAAGCTGCGTGAAGACGCAGTCCGCCTACGCCACCTCGCATCCAGCAACGCCCAACCCGAGGTAATCAAATCAGCCATTGCCAGCGAGAAGGAGCGCATGCTTCGTGAGATTCACCTCATCCTAACCCTCATGCTCGGCCCCCCACCATGCTCCACCAAGCCCTTTACCTGGGAATACTACGACAAAGACGGAAACTTCTGCACCGTCCGCACCCGCCCCACGGCCTTTGCCAAGGAACTCTCTGATAACAAGACCATGCGAGCTCTCTCCGGTACAGACGTACACTCCCTCTTTTCGCTCGTCAACGACCCGCGAAACCCGTACAACCGTCTGCTCAGCGTGAAGCGCCTGGGTAACGTCTGGAACGGCCGTCCAGTAACCTATGTAAACGTCGATATGAAGACCATCAAGGACGCCTGCATTGCTATGCTCAAGCGCGGCATGCCCGTCTTCTTTGGCTCAGATGTGGGCAAGTACTCGGACTCTACAAAGGGTATCATGGACACGGATCTTTACGAGTACGAGCTGGGTTTCAACATCAAGCTTGGCATGTCAAAGGCGGAGCGTCTGCAGACGGGCGAGAGTCAGATGACGCATGCTATGGTGTTGACCGCTGTCCACGTGGTTGAGGGTAAGCCTGTGCGCTGGAGGGTGGAGAACTCTTGGAGTGAGCGTGCTGGTGACAAGGGCTACTTTGTCATGAGTGATGCCTGGATGGACGAGTTTGTCTACCAGGCTGTTGTTGATCCTAGCGTTGTTAGCGCGGCGGTTAGAAAGGTGCTGGAGCAGAAGCCACGCATGTTGGAGCTATGGGACCCCATGGGTGCGTTGGCTTAG